The Daucus carota subsp. sativus chromosome 7, DH1 v3.0, whole genome shotgun sequence genome window below encodes:
- the LOC108196194 gene encoding sucrose synthase — protein MAQPLLSIRHRFESTFSNHRQEIFLFLSRIQSHGNGILKPHQLLSEFQAISKIDRLKLEDSAFVQLLNSTQEAIVCSPWVALAIRLRPGVWEYVRLDVHQLVVEELTVPDYLYLKEELVNASSNGNFVLELDFAPFTASIPRPTLTKSIGNGVEFLNRHLSAKMFQDKDSMHPLLDFLRLHHHNGRTLMLNNRVQTVNGLQDILRIAGEYLSKLPSDTPYSEFEHKFQEIGFERGWGDTAEHVSEMFHMLLDLLEAPDACTLETFLGKIPMIFNVVILSPHGYFAQENVLGYPDTGGQVVYILDQVPAMEREMTKRIKEQGLDIIPRILIVTRLLPDAVGTTCNLRLEKVFGAEHSHILRVPFRTERGILRKWISRFEVWPYMETFTEDVAKEIAVELKAKPDLIIGNYSEGNLVASLLANKLGVTQCTIAHALEKTKYPDSDIHWEKFDKKYHFSSQFTADLIAMNHTDFIITSTFQEIAGSKDTVGQYESHTAFTMPGLYRVVHGIDVFDPKFNIVSPGADTSVYYPYTEKKRRLTALHPEIEDLLFSSVENKEHICVLKDRYKPILFTMARLDNVKNLTGLVEWYAKNPKLRALVNLVVVGGDRRKESKDLEEQAQMKKMYGLIDTYKLNGQFRWISAQKNRVRNGELYRCIADTKGAFVQPAFYEAFGLTVIEAMTCGLPTFATIHGGPAEIIVHGTSGFHIDPYHGEEAAELLVNFFERCKTEPSHWETISAGGLKRIQEKYTWQIYSERLLTLGGVYGFWKHVSKLDRIEIRRYLEMFCALKYRNLAESVPLAVD, from the exons ATGGCTCAACCTCTTCTCAGCATCCGTCACCGTTTCGAATCAACTTTCTCCAATCACCGCCAGGAGATCTTTCTGTTTCTCTCAAG AATCCAAAGTCATGGAAATGGGATCTTGAAGCCTCACCAGCTTTTGTCTGAGTTTCAAGCAATTAGCAAAATTGACAGGCTCAAACTAGAAGATTCTGCCTTTGTTCAACTGCTCAACTCTACACAG GAAGCCATAGTTTGTTCTCCTTGGGTAGCACTTGCTATCCGGCTCAGGCCTGGTGTGTGGGAATATGTAAGACTTGATGTCCACCAGCTTGTTGTTGAGGAACTGACTGTGCCTGATTATCTTTACCTTAAAGAGGAACTCGTCAATGCATC AAGCAATGGCAACTTTGTCCTTGAACTAGACTTTGCCCCCTTCACTGCTTCTATTCCTCGCCCAACGCTTACCAAGTCAATTGGAAATGGAGTTGAGTTCCTCAACAGGCATCTCTCTGCGAAGATGTTCCAGGACAAGGACAGCATGCATCCACTTCTTGATTTTCTCAGACTCCACCACCACAATGGCAGG ACATTGATGCTAAACAACAGAGTTCAAACAGTAAATGGTCTTCAAGATATCTTGAGGATAGCAGGGGAATATCTTTCTAAACTCCCATCAGACACACCATACTCTGAATTTGAGCACAAGTTCCAAGAGATTGGTTTTGAGAGGGGGTGGGGTGATACCGCTGAGCATGTTTCTGAAATGTTTCATATGCTTCTGGATCTTCTGGAGGCCCCTGATGCATGCACCCTTGAGACATTTTTAGGGAAGATCCCGATGATCTTTAATGTTGTTATACTGTCCCCTCATGGTTACTTTGCTCAAGAGAATGTTTTGGGATACCCGGACACTGGTGGCCAG GTTGTCTACATTTTGGATCAAGTTCCAGCAATGGAACGTGAGATGACTAAGCGTATAAAGGAGCAAGGACTTGATATCATACCTCGCATATTAATT GTGACACGCCTTCTGCCAGATGCAGTAGGTACTACTTGCAATTTGCGCCTTGAGAAAGTGTTTGGAGCTGAACACTCACATATACTTCGGGTGCCCTTTAGAACCGAGAGGGGAATCTTGAGAAAATGGATATCACGCTTTGAAGTTTGGCCCTACATGGAGACTTTCACAGAG GATGTTGCAAAAGAAATTGCAGTAGAGTTAAAGGCCAAGCCAGATTTGATCATTGGCAACTATAGTGAGGGGAATCTTGTTGCATCATTGCTAGCAAATAAATTGGGTGTAACCCAG TGTACTATTGCGCATGCTTTAGAGAAAACAAAATACCCTGATTCTGACATTCATTGGGAAAAATTCGATAAGAAGTATCACTTCTCTAGTCAGTTTACAGCTGATCTTATCGCAATGAATCATACTGATTTCATCATCACCAGTACATTCCAGGAAATAGCTGGAAG CAAGGATACTGTTGGACAGTATGAGAGTCATACTGCCTTTACCATGCCTGGATTGTACCGAGTTGTCCATGGGATAGATGTATTTGATCCAAAATTCAATATTGTGTCACCAGGTGCAGACACATCTGTCTACTACCCCTACACGGAAAAGAAAAGGAGGCTGACAGCACTTCACCCTGAAATCGAAGACCTCCTTTTCAGTTCAGTTGAAAATAAAGAGCATAT TTGTGTCTTAAAAGACAGGTATAAACCTATACTGTTCACTATGGCAAGGTTGGATAATGTGAAAAACTTGACAGGACTTGTTGAGTGGTATGCTAAAAACCCCAAGCTACGTGCATTGGTCAACCTAGTAGTTGTTGGTGGAGACCGAAGGAAGGAATCAAAGGATTTGGAGGAACAAGCCCAGATGAAGAAAATGTATGGACTAATTGACACCTACAAGCTGAATGGTCAATTTAGATGGATATCTGCTCAGAAGAACCGTGTGAGGAATGGTGAACTTTATCGTTGCATAGCTGATACCAAGGGTGCTTTTGTGCAACCTGCATTCTATGAGGCTTTTGGTTTGACTGTTATTGAAGCAATGACCTGCGGTTTGCCAACATTTGCAACAATCCACGGTGGTCCAGCTGAGATCATTGTTCATGGGACCTCAGGTTTCCATATTGATCCTTATCATGGTGAGGAAGCGGCTGAGCTCCTTGTTAATTTCTTTGAGAGGTGCAAGACTGAACCTTCTCACTGGGAGACTATTTCAGCTGGAGGCCTGAAACGCATCCAGGAGAA ATACACTTGGCAAATCTACTCTGAGAGGCTGTTGACCTTGGGCGGGGTTTATGGATTTTGGAAGCATGTCTCCAAGCTTGACCGCATTGAGATCCGTCGTTATCTTGAAATGTTTTGTGCTCTCAAGTACCGCAACCTG GCTGAATCTGTTCCACTTGCTGTTGATTAA